A stretch of the Aggregatibacter sp. HMT-949 genome encodes the following:
- the gmhB gene encoding D-glycero-beta-D-manno-heptose 1,7-bisphosphate 7-phosphatase: MNKAIFLDRDGTINIDHGYVHQIDDFEFIEGSINALKKLKEMGYLLVLVTNQSGIARGYFTEAQFLQLTEWMDWSLAEQGVDFDGIYYCPHHPDGKGEFKEDCSCRKPKPGMLLDAMKALNIDPQQSIMVGDKIEDIKAGINAKVKINVLVRTGKPVTKEGERLANAVLDSIVDLPDVIKALVSNSDCAFFNQ; encoded by the coding sequence ATGAACAAGGCCATATTTTTAGATCGTGACGGAACAATAAATATTGATCATGGATACGTTCATCAAATTGATGATTTTGAGTTTATTGAAGGCAGCATTAATGCATTGAAAAAATTAAAAGAAATGGGGTATTTACTCGTCTTGGTAACAAATCAATCCGGCATTGCCCGAGGTTATTTTACGGAAGCGCAATTTTTACAGCTAACCGAATGGATGGATTGGTCATTGGCCGAACAAGGTGTTGATTTTGATGGAATTTATTATTGCCCCCATCATCCCGACGGAAAAGGGGAATTTAAAGAAGATTGCTCGTGTCGGAAGCCGAAACCGGGTATGTTGCTAGATGCCATGAAAGCGTTAAATATTGATCCGCAGCAATCAATTATGGTTGGCGATAAAATAGAGGACATTAAAGCCGGGATTAATGCGAAAGTGAAGATAAATGTATTAGTAAGAACAGGAAAACCGGTAACAAAAGAGGGAGAACGGTTAGCCAATGCGGTGCTGGATTCGATAGTCGATTTACCTGATGTGATAAAAGCTTTAGTGAGCAATAGTGATTGTGCATTCTTTAACCAATGA
- the metN gene encoding methionine ABC transporter ATP-binding protein MetN, whose protein sequence is MIKLSNITKIFTLPDKKLTALDNVSMSIPKGQICGVIGASGAGKSTLIRCVNLLEKPSFGSVVVDGVDLTQLSEGELVKARRQIGMIFQHFNLLSSRTVFENVALPLELEGTPKTKIQEKTTALLSLVGLSDKQDIYPTNLSGGQKQRVAIARALASDPKVLLCDEATSALDPATTQSILKLLKEINRTLGITILLITHEMEVVKQICDQVAVIDQGRLVEQGTVGEIFSNPKTELAQEFIRSTFHISLPDEYLENLTDTPKHSKAYPIIKFEFTGRSVDAPLLSQASKKFGVELSILTSQIDYAGGVKFGYTIAEVEGGEDAITQAKVYLMENNVRVEVLGYVQ, encoded by the coding sequence ATGATTAAGCTAAGCAATATTACAAAAATCTTTACGCTCCCGGATAAAAAATTGACCGCACTCGACAATGTATCGATGTCTATACCCAAGGGACAAATTTGCGGTGTGATAGGTGCCTCCGGTGCGGGCAAAAGTACTTTAATCCGTTGTGTAAATTTATTAGAAAAACCTTCTTTCGGCAGCGTAGTCGTTGATGGTGTCGATTTGACCCAACTTTCCGAAGGCGAATTAGTGAAAGCTCGCCGTCAAATCGGCATGATCTTTCAACATTTCAATTTACTAAGCTCGCGCACAGTATTTGAAAATGTTGCACTACCGTTAGAATTAGAAGGGACGCCCAAAACAAAAATTCAGGAAAAAACGACCGCACTTTTATCCCTTGTCGGCTTGAGCGATAAACAAGATATCTATCCGACCAACCTTTCCGGCGGGCAAAAACAGCGTGTAGCTATCGCCCGCGCTTTAGCGAGCGATCCAAAAGTCTTATTATGCGATGAGGCGACCAGCGCGCTTGATCCGGCGACGACACAATCGATCTTAAAATTATTGAAAGAAATCAACCGCACTTTGGGCATCACGATCTTGCTCATCACCCATGAAATGGAAGTGGTAAAACAAATTTGTGATCAAGTGGCGGTGATCGACCAAGGTCGCTTAGTAGAGCAAGGTACAGTTGGCGAAATTTTCTCCAATCCGAAAACCGAGCTTGCGCAAGAATTTATTCGTTCCACTTTCCATATCAGCTTACCGGATGAATATTTAGAAAACCTGACTGATACGCCAAAACACAGCAAAGCTTATCCTATTATCAAATTTGAATTTACTGGCCGTTCTGTGGATGCACCATTGCTTTCTCAAGCCTCAAAAAAATTTGGCGTAGAACTTAGTATTCTGACATCACAAATTGATTATGCCGGCGGGGTGAAATTCGGTTACACCATTGCAGAAGTGGAAGGCGGTGAAGACGCAATTACACAAGCCAAAGTTTATTTAATGGAAAACAACGTGCGCGTGGAGGTGCTCGGTTATGTTCAATGA
- a CDS encoding methionine ABC transporter permease, translating into MFNDFWATFSQQLTPQMWSVVATATYETVYISFASTLLAVIVGLPVGVWTFLTGKNEILQNNRTHFVLNTIINIGRSIPFIILLLILLPVTRFIVGTVLGTTAAIIPLSICAMPFVARLTANALMEIPNGLTEAAQAMGATKWQIVRKFYLPEALPTLINGITLTLVTLVGYSAMAGTQGGGGLGSLAINYGVYRNMPYVTWVATIIIVLFVMISQKLGDTLAKKVDHR; encoded by the coding sequence ATGTTCAATGATTTCTGGGCAACATTTAGCCAGCAATTAACACCTCAAATGTGGAGTGTGGTGGCAACAGCAACATATGAAACCGTTTATATTAGTTTTGCCTCCACCTTACTTGCGGTGATCGTGGGCTTACCTGTGGGCGTATGGACATTCTTAACCGGCAAAAATGAAATTCTGCAAAATAACCGCACACACTTTGTCTTGAATACAATTATTAATATTGGGCGTTCAATTCCGTTCATTATTTTGTTATTAATTTTATTACCTGTAACACGTTTTATCGTGGGAACCGTGCTCGGAACCACTGCGGCGATTATTCCATTAAGCATTTGTGCAATGCCTTTTGTGGCGCGTTTAACCGCTAATGCACTAATGGAAATTCCAAACGGTTTAACCGAAGCTGCACAAGCTATGGGCGCAACAAAATGGCAAATCGTACGGAAATTCTATTTGCCGGAAGCCTTACCAACGCTCATTAACGGCATTACTCTGACGCTCGTGACCTTAGTCGGCTACTCCGCGATGGCGGGCACACAAGGCGGCGGCGGTTTAGGTAGTCTTGCTATTAACTATGGCGTATACCGTAATATGCCTTATGTCACTTGGGTGGCGACCATTATTATTGTGCTATTCGTGATGATTAGCCAAAAACTCGGCGATACACTTGCGAAAAAAGTGGATCATCGTTAA
- a CDS encoding MetQ/NlpA family lipoprotein — protein sequence MKLKHLFTVTAIASALILTGCKEDKKPEAAAATPLKIKVGVMSGPEHQVAEIAAKVAKEKYGLDVQFVEFNDYALPNEAVSKGDLDANAMQHKPYLDEDTKAKNLTNLVIVGNTFVYPLAGYSKKIKNVSELQDGAKVVVPNDPTNRGRALILLEKQGLIKLKDASNLLSTVLDIVENPKNLNITEVDTSVAARALDDVDLAVVNNTYAGQVGLNAQDNGVFVEDKDSPYVNIIVARTDNKDSKAVQDFVKSYQTEEVYDEAKKHFKDGVVKGW from the coding sequence ATGAAATTAAAACACCTATTTACTGTGACAGCGATCGCATCAGCCCTTATTTTAACCGGCTGTAAAGAAGACAAAAAACCTGAAGCGGCAGCCGCCACACCACTTAAAATCAAAGTGGGCGTAATGTCCGGTCCAGAACACCAAGTGGCTGAAATCGCAGCGAAAGTCGCAAAAGAAAAATACGGTTTAGACGTTCAATTCGTTGAATTCAACGACTACGCATTACCAAATGAAGCAGTTTCTAAAGGAGATTTAGATGCCAACGCAATGCAACACAAGCCTTACTTAGATGAAGATACAAAAGCGAAAAACTTAACCAACTTGGTGATTGTAGGTAACACTTTCGTGTACCCGTTAGCCGGCTATTCTAAAAAAATTAAAAATGTCAGCGAATTACAAGACGGTGCAAAAGTCGTGGTTCCAAACGATCCGACAAACCGTGGCCGTGCATTAATTCTTCTTGAAAAACAAGGCTTGATTAAATTAAAAGATGCGAGCAACCTACTTTCAACCGTATTAGACATTGTTGAAAATCCGAAAAATTTAAATATCACCGAAGTGGACACTTCCGTTGCTGCACGTGCATTAGATGATGTTGATTTAGCCGTAGTGAATAACACTTATGCTGGTCAAGTGGGTTTAAATGCGCAAGATAACGGCGTGTTTGTGGAAGATAAAGATTCCCCTTATGTCAATATTATCGTTGCGCGTACCGATAATAAAGACAGCAAAGCGGTACAAGATTTTGTGAAATCTTACCAAACCGAAGAAGTGTACGATGAAGCCAAAAAACACTTTAAAGACGGCGTAGTAAAAGGTTGGTAA
- the rpsQ gene encoding 30S ribosomal protein S17 — MTDKIRSVQGKVVSDKMEKSFVVAIERKVKHPLYGKFIRRTTKLHVHDENNEAKVGDIVEIRECRPLSKTKSWTLVRVVEKAVIA; from the coding sequence ATGACTGATAAAATTCGTAGCGTACAAGGTAAAGTTGTTAGCGACAAAATGGAAAAATCTTTCGTTGTTGCTATTGAACGTAAGGTAAAACACCCGTTATACGGTAAGTTTATCCGTCGTACAACCAAATTACATGTACACGATGAGAATAATGAAGCCAAAGTTGGTGATATTGTAGAGATCCGCGAATGTCGCCCTCTGTCGAAAACCAAATCTTGGACTTTAGTTCGCGTTGTTGAAAAAGCGGTTATCGCTTAA
- the rpmC gene encoding 50S ribosomal protein L29, with the protein MKAQDLRTKSVEELNAELLNLLGEQFKLRMQTATGQLQQTHQAKQVRRDIARVKTVLTEKAGE; encoded by the coding sequence ATGAAAGCTCAAGATTTACGTACAAAAAGTGTTGAAGAGCTGAATGCTGAATTGTTAAACCTTTTGGGAGAACAATTCAAGTTGCGTATGCAGACAGCCACCGGTCAGCTTCAACAAACCCATCAGGCTAAACAAGTGCGTCGTGATATTGCACGTGTGAAAACTGTATTAACCGAGAAGGCGGGTGAGTAA